In a genomic window of Prochlorococcus marinus str. GP2:
- the trmD gene encoding tRNA (guanosine(37)-N1)-methyltransferase TrmD yields the protein MSGFNFDVITLFPKAFELINNLGVITKALEKNLIDLNLHDLREYGEGSYRQVDDKPYGGGAGMVLKPEPIYKAYESIRKLSKSKTLLMTPQGKVLKQKDLVRWSTLDQIIIICGQYEGFDERIRCLADEEISIGDYVLSGGEIPAISIINGLTRLLPGTLGDPESLVDESHNSSLLEYPQYTRPINFKDMKVPDILVSGNHEEIKSWRRRKSFERTLERRSDLISNENYKKSPQSKRIIKENNQFMKFRIGNGYDIHRLVEDRDLIIGGVKLNHPENLGLDGHSDADVLSHSIMDALLGALSLGDIGKYFPPSEEKWKNADSLFLLSKVIDLIRQDGWEINNIDSVLVAERPKIMPHIKLMKKNISEILNIDENLIGIKATTNEKLGPEGREEGISCHSVVLLEKK from the coding sequence ATGAGTGGTTTTAACTTTGATGTAATTACTTTGTTCCCTAAAGCTTTTGAATTAATAAATAATTTAGGGGTCATAACAAAAGCTCTAGAAAAGAATTTGATCGATTTAAATTTACATGATTTGAGAGAGTATGGAGAAGGTTCTTACAGACAAGTAGACGATAAGCCTTATGGAGGAGGAGCAGGTATGGTATTAAAACCTGAACCTATTTATAAGGCATATGAATCAATTAGAAAATTATCTAAAAGTAAAACTTTGCTGATGACCCCACAGGGTAAAGTCCTTAAGCAAAAGGATCTTGTGAGATGGTCCACTTTGGATCAAATAATAATTATTTGTGGTCAATATGAAGGTTTTGATGAAAGGATTAGATGTTTAGCTGATGAAGAGATATCGATTGGCGATTATGTACTTTCTGGAGGTGAAATACCCGCTATATCAATAATTAACGGTTTGACTAGATTATTGCCAGGAACTCTTGGTGATCCAGAGTCCTTAGTCGATGAGAGTCATAATTCTTCTTTATTAGAATATCCTCAATACACGAGGCCAATAAATTTTAAAGATATGAAAGTGCCAGATATTCTAGTGAGCGGTAATCATGAAGAGATTAAATCGTGGAGAAGAAGAAAAAGTTTTGAAAGAACATTGGAGAGGAGAAGTGACTTGATTTCAAATGAAAACTACAAAAAATCCCCACAAAGTAAGAGAATAATAAAAGAAAATAATCAATTCATGAAATTTAGAATAGGTAATGGATACGATATTCACAGATTAGTAGAGGATAGAGATTTAATTATTGGAGGTGTAAAATTAAATCATCCTGAAAATTTAGGATTGGATGGTCATAGTGATGCGGATGTTTTAAGTCACTCAATAATGGATGCATTATTGGGAGCCCTTTCTTTGGGCGACATAGGAAAGTATTTCCCCCCATCTGAAGAAAAATGGAAAAATGCTGATAGCTTGTTTTTGTTATCAAAAGTAATTGACTTGATAAGACAAGATGGTTGGGAAATAAATAATATCGATAGTGTTCTTGTTGCTGAAAGGCCAAAAATCATGCCACATATAAAACTAATGAAAAAAAATATTTCTGAAATATTAAATATCGATGAAAATTTAATTGGGATTAAAGCAACCACGAATGAAAAATTAGGTCCAGAAGGGAGAGAAGAGGGTATAAGTTGCCATTCAGTAGTGCTACTTGAGAAAAAATGA
- the era gene encoding GTPase Era: MANYRSGFVTLLGRPNVGKSTLINKLIGEKITITSPIAQTTRNKLKGILTTDNGQIIFVDTPGVHKPHHRLGEILVKNAKSAINGVDMVIFVIDSSEEPGRGDEYILNFLIANKTEFIVALIKWDLVNKEFRNLRLDQYRRFFGVNRNFQIVSASQGEGCSELVDMALNFLPEGPKLYDEETICDQPLDNLLSDLVREQVLKNTREEVPHSVAVKIEKREKMKRKNGKVFTAILATIIVERSTQKGILIGKKGSMLKMIGQSARSNMSKLIDGPVHLELFVKVVPNWRKKESRLIEFGYEEDF; this comes from the coding sequence TTGGCCAATTATAGATCTGGGTTTGTAACTTTACTAGGAAGGCCAAATGTCGGTAAATCAACTTTAATAAATAAATTGATTGGAGAAAAAATAACAATTACTTCTCCAATAGCGCAAACTACTAGAAATAAATTAAAAGGAATACTTACTACAGACAATGGGCAAATAATTTTTGTTGATACGCCAGGTGTTCATAAACCTCATCATCGACTTGGAGAGATATTAGTAAAAAACGCAAAATCTGCAATTAATGGAGTTGATATGGTAATTTTTGTAATTGATTCAAGTGAAGAACCTGGTAGAGGTGATGAATATATTTTGAACTTTCTAATCGCAAATAAAACTGAGTTTATTGTGGCATTAATTAAGTGGGATTTGGTTAATAAAGAATTTAGGAATTTACGATTAGATCAATATAGGAGATTTTTCGGAGTTAATAGAAACTTTCAAATTGTAAGTGCTTCTCAAGGAGAGGGATGTTCGGAACTAGTCGATATGGCACTAAATTTTCTTCCAGAGGGACCAAAACTTTATGACGAAGAGACGATTTGCGACCAACCATTAGATAACTTATTATCTGATTTAGTAAGAGAGCAGGTATTAAAAAATACAAGAGAAGAGGTACCTCATAGTGTCGCAGTAAAGATAGAAAAGAGAGAGAAAATGAAAAGAAAAAATGGCAAAGTTTTTACAGCTATTTTGGCTACTATTATTGTTGAAAGATCAACTCAAAAAGGTATTCTTATTGGAAAGAAAGGTTCAATGTTAAAAATGATTGGTCAGTCAGCAAGATCAAATATGTCAAAATTAATAGATGGTCCAGTTCACCTAGAGTTGTTTGTGAAAGTTGTTCCAAATTGGAGAAAAAAAGAATCAAGGTTAATTGAGTTTGGTTATGAGGAAGATTTCTAG
- a CDS encoding Bax inhibitor-1/YccA family protein, protein MPASSNFNQAIREAQTSSIVGPNVVQKALPYVGGGMVLTSLGVLAGVSLIATNPGLFQPLSIVALIAELVLFFVATSAANNANNAKALPLLTGFSLLTGFTLSGIVALAIGTIGIGSVGTAALATGITFVIASYTGQRMSDSVGQALSGVVGLGLIGLLIAMFVQLIGGFFAPGVFGGSGLELIIAGFGTVLFVAMSFVDFYTMPRRYNDDQYLAGALGMYLTYINLFVFILRLMIALQGGGRRD, encoded by the coding sequence ATGCCAGCAAGTAGTAATTTCAATCAAGCTATTCGTGAAGCACAAACTAGTTCAATTGTTGGACCTAATGTTGTTCAAAAAGCTCTACCTTATGTAGGTGGAGGTATGGTCCTAACCTCTTTAGGTGTTTTAGCAGGTGTCTCACTTATAGCAACAAACCCAGGTCTTTTCCAGCCCCTATCAATAGTCGCCTTAATTGCGGAATTAGTTTTGTTTTTTGTAGCTACAAGTGCAGCAAATAATGCAAATAATGCAAAAGCTCTGCCATTGCTAACAGGATTTAGTTTGCTAACTGGATTTACCTTAAGTGGAATAGTTGCTTTAGCAATAGGAACAATTGGGATTGGTTCAGTTGGAACAGCTGCCTTAGCTACTGGTATAACTTTCGTTATTGCCTCTTATACTGGCCAAAGAATGAGTGATAGTGTTGGTCAAGCACTAAGTGGGGTAGTTGGTCTTGGATTGATAGGACTGCTTATAGCAATGTTTGTCCAATTAATTGGTGGATTCTTTGCTCCAGGAGTTTTTGGAGGTTCAGGACTCGAATTGATAATTGCAGGATTTGGAACTGTCTTGTTTGTTGCAATGTCTTTCGTTGATTTCTATACAATGCCAAGAAGATACAATGACGATCAATACCTTGCAGGGGCTTTAGGTATGTATCTAACTTATATAAATCTTTTTGTTTTTATATTAAGATTAATGATTGCACTACAAGGTGGTGGAAGAAGAGATTAA